One Microbacter margulisiae genomic window carries:
- the galE gene encoding UDP-glucose 4-epimerase GalE has translation MKKILVTGGTGYIGSHTVVELQNSGFEVVIVDNLSNSNVDVLNGITAITGIRPTFENLDCLDYVGLDKLLARHEGIEAIIHFAASKAVGESVDKPLLYYRNNLVSLMNLLQLMPLHKIKHFVFSSSCTVYGQPDELPVSEAAPLKPALSPYGNTKQIGEEIIRDTIHATPAINSIILRYFNPIGAHPSAMIGELPNGVPNNLVPFITQTAIGLRKQLSVYGNDYNTADGSCIRDYINVVDLAKAHVKAMERMLQNRCASNLEIFNIGTGRGLSVLEIVKTFQDVNNVSLPYKIVSRRDGDIEQVWANPEKANKVLGWAAKESIEDTLRSAWLWEIKLQEKRKETTSH, from the coding sequence ATGAAAAAGATTTTAGTAACCGGCGGGACTGGGTACATTGGATCTCATACGGTTGTAGAATTACAAAATTCAGGATTTGAAGTTGTTATTGTTGATAATCTTTCAAACTCGAACGTCGATGTTTTGAATGGCATTACTGCAATTACAGGCATTCGGCCAACTTTTGAGAATTTGGATTGTCTTGACTATGTGGGTTTAGATAAATTGTTAGCCCGACATGAAGGTATTGAAGCTATTATTCATTTTGCGGCCAGCAAAGCTGTAGGAGAGTCGGTGGATAAACCTTTGCTTTATTATCGCAATAATTTGGTCTCATTGATGAACCTGCTGCAATTGATGCCTTTGCATAAAATCAAACATTTTGTTTTTTCCTCTTCCTGTACAGTTTATGGTCAACCCGATGAGTTACCGGTTTCTGAAGCAGCTCCGTTAAAGCCGGCATTGTCTCCTTACGGGAATACAAAACAAATTGGCGAAGAAATTATTCGGGATACGATTCATGCAACACCTGCGATTAATAGTATTATTCTTCGTTATTTTAATCCTATTGGAGCGCATCCATCAGCCATGATCGGAGAATTACCGAATGGGGTTCCTAACAATCTAGTACCATTCATTACACAAACAGCAATCGGTTTGCGTAAACAGCTGAGCGTGTATGGTAATGATTATAACACAGCTGATGGTTCGTGCATACGGGACTACATTAATGTAGTTGATTTAGCGAAGGCGCATGTCAAGGCCATGGAAAGAATGTTGCAAAATAGATGCGCATCGAACCTTGAAATTTTTAACATCGGAACAGGTAGAGGACTTTCCGTTCTTGAAATTGTGAAGACTTTCCAGGATGTCAATAACGTTTCTTTGCCTTACAAAATAGTTAGTCGGAGGGATGGTGATATTGAACAGGTATGGGCAAATCCTGAAAAAGCCAATAAGGTTTTAGGATGGGCAGCCAAAGAATCGATTGAAGATACTCTACGTTCAGCCTGGTTATGGGAAATAAAGCTGCAGGAAAAACGCAAAGAGACGACTTCGCATTAA
- a CDS encoding CYTH domain-containing protein — translation MSYEIERKFLVVGDFHPFVRKSLSIKQGYLSSHPERSVRVRIQDKEAFLTIKGKGNDTGITRYEWEKKIDVTEADALLRLCEPGIIEKIRYIIPVGELAFEVDEFLGDNLGLLIAEIELPSEQTTFEHPEWLGAEVTGDVRFYNAYLATNPFCKWQ, via the coding sequence ATGTCTTACGAAATTGAGCGTAAATTTTTAGTAGTAGGAGACTTTCACCCTTTTGTCCGGAAATCATTATCAATTAAACAGGGCTACCTCTCATCGCATCCCGAAAGAAGTGTTCGGGTAAGGATTCAGGATAAGGAAGCCTTTCTGACCATCAAAGGTAAAGGAAATGATACTGGAATCACGCGGTATGAATGGGAGAAAAAAATTGATGTAACAGAGGCAGATGCATTACTACGTTTATGCGAACCTGGAATAATTGAGAAAATTCGTTATATTATACCTGTCGGCGAATTGGCTTTTGAAGTTGATGAGTTTTTAGGCGATAATTTAGGACTTTTGATTGCAGAAATAGAATTACCTTCGGAACAAACTACATTTGAGCATCCCGAATGGTTGGGTGCGGAAGTAACGGGTGATGTTCGTTTTTATAATGCCTATTTAGCCACTAATCCTTTTTGTAAATGGCAATAG
- a CDS encoding outer membrane beta-barrel protein produces MKLLLLFLFCILAYANSLAQSKSEVFLMYGYAGNDILMNEDVLGDMGYHGKAGNMYELSYIRFLNRNLAIETGVNYSENEVRMTYFPTGVLHSENIRIKMISIPVWANFSFLKYWFINAGPLVDFEIKHSPSQSTQDQSGIGLGIGVGAKYKLGRITFKINPFIQEHAVVPFLKKQFNEKLIENGVKIGIGYSF; encoded by the coding sequence ATGAAACTACTTCTTCTATTCCTTTTCTGTATACTTGCCTATGCCAACAGTTTAGCGCAATCAAAGAGCGAAGTATTCCTCATGTATGGATACGCCGGCAACGATATTCTGATGAATGAAGACGTTTTAGGAGACATGGGCTATCACGGTAAAGCCGGTAATATGTATGAACTATCGTATATCAGGTTTCTGAATAGAAACCTGGCCATTGAGACCGGGGTGAATTATTCTGAAAACGAAGTCAGGATGACCTATTTTCCAACTGGAGTGCTGCATTCGGAGAATATTCGGATAAAGATGATCTCGATACCGGTATGGGCTAACTTTAGTTTTTTGAAATATTGGTTCATTAATGCCGGCCCTCTCGTTGATTTTGAAATAAAACATTCGCCTTCACAATCAACACAAGATCAATCAGGCATTGGGCTTGGCATTGGGGTAGGAGCAAAATATAAATTAGGAAGGATTACATTCAAAATCAATCCCTTTATTCAGGAACATGCCGTAGTGCCTTTTCTCAAAAAACAATTTAATGAAAAGCTGATTGAAAACGGTGTGAAAATTGGTATCGGATATTCGTTTTGA
- a CDS encoding PhzF family phenazine biosynthesis protein, producing MQQKIYQVDAFTDKLFAGNPAAVCPLEKWLSDETMQNIAKENNLAETAFYVKQGDEYIIRWFTPAVEVDLCGHATLATAFVLFNYENHTGDTIHFQSPRSGVLSVSRHGEMLTLNFPADELTEIALTADIMNGFDKIPIAAWKGKTDYLLVFEHEDDIREMTPFFDKISRLKARGVIVTSKGHESDFVSRFFAPQVGVSEDPVTGSAHTTLTPYWAQKLGKTDMTAIQLSERKGYLQCKYLHERVEISGRCRLYLTGVIAIE from the coding sequence ATGCAACAAAAAATATATCAGGTAGATGCCTTTACAGACAAATTATTTGCAGGCAATCCTGCTGCCGTTTGTCCTTTGGAGAAATGGTTAAGCGATGAGACCATGCAAAACATTGCCAAAGAAAATAATCTGGCAGAAACAGCATTCTACGTTAAGCAAGGGGATGAATATATCATCCGGTGGTTTACTCCGGCGGTAGAAGTTGATCTTTGCGGGCATGCAACTCTTGCGACAGCCTTTGTATTGTTTAATTACGAAAATCATACAGGGGATACAATTCATTTTCAGTCGCCAAGAAGCGGTGTATTGTCCGTGAGCCGACATGGAGAGATGTTGACACTCAATTTTCCTGCCGACGAATTGACAGAAATAGCACTAACCGCCGATATCATGAACGGATTCGATAAAATCCCCATCGCCGCATGGAAAGGAAAGACTGATTATCTCTTGGTATTTGAGCATGAGGATGACATCAGGGAAATGACGCCTTTTTTTGATAAAATTTCAAGACTAAAAGCGCGTGGTGTCATTGTCACATCAAAAGGACATGAATCTGATTTTGTATCAAGATTTTTTGCTCCGCAAGTGGGAGTTAGCGAAGATCCTGTGACCGGTTCGGCACATACCACCCTTACTCCTTATTGGGCACAGAAACTTGGAAAAACGGATATGACTGCCATTCAGTTGTCCGAACGAAAAGGATACTTACAATGTAAATACCTGCATGAAAGAGTCGAGATTAGTGGACGATGCAGATTGTATCTAACCGGAGTAATTGCTATTGAATAA
- a CDS encoding SET domain-containing protein-lysine N-methyltransferase, which produces MELPHKGVYTRLQRSEIHGIGVFAIVDIPGETDLFSEVESEMVWLKEEELKLEQLPETIRKLYEDFCVVKEKDGETLYGCPDNFSNLKISWYLNHSQTPNVYCDEDYNFITLRDIRAGEELTVDYDTYSL; this is translated from the coding sequence ATGGAACTGCCGCATAAAGGGGTATATACCCGGTTACAACGCTCAGAGATACATGGAATCGGGGTTTTTGCCATTGTTGATATTCCCGGGGAGACCGATCTGTTTAGTGAAGTCGAGTCGGAAATGGTATGGCTGAAAGAGGAAGAACTCAAACTGGAGCAACTTCCCGAGACCATACGGAAACTATATGAAGATTTTTGCGTAGTCAAAGAAAAGGATGGAGAAACCCTGTACGGATGTCCGGATAACTTTTCTAACCTGAAAATATCCTGGTACCTCAACCATTCCCAAACCCCCAACGTGTATTGCGATGAAGATTATAATTTCATTACCCTGAGAGATATCCGCGCAGGCGAAGAACTGACTGTAGATTACGATACTTACAGTCTGTAG
- a CDS encoding cupin domain-containing protein — MKHESVEIISTYNAEHYTWGDRCSGWYYLNSENIAIIRECMPPATKETLHYHRKSHQFFYILSGVATFEIDGMMYNLEDGEGVLINPGIKHRIINNTNSDLKFLVISEPPSHGDRVNPHNPDEIKSKPIKMPIRFLSAKKNKGK; from the coding sequence ATGAAACATGAATCAGTTGAAATCATAAGCACTTACAATGCGGAACATTATACATGGGGAGACCGTTGTAGCGGATGGTATTATTTAAATTCCGAAAATATAGCGATTATCCGGGAATGCATGCCTCCCGCAACAAAGGAAACGCTTCATTATCATCGGAAGTCGCACCAGTTCTTTTATATCCTGAGCGGAGTTGCCACTTTTGAGATCGACGGAATGATGTATAATCTCGAAGACGGAGAAGGAGTCCTGATCAACCCCGGAATCAAACACCGGATCATAAATAACACCAATTCGGATCTGAAGTTTCTGGTCATTTCCGAACCTCCATCGCATGGCGACAGAGTGAATCCCCACAACCCTGACGAAATAAAATCCAAACCCATCAAAATGCCGATCCGTTTCCTTTCGGCGAAGAAAAACAAAGGGAAATAA
- a CDS encoding IS256 family transposase — MKKQKSVLSKLSAEDEALFSQLPTDFFKGFKTMQDINGFMDKLFKRGVEKMLESELSEHLGYDKHSVKGNGSGNSRNGKTRKLVKSSSGEIIIEVPRDRQGEFNPIVLPKRQKVIDKIESVVISLYARGMSTRDIEAQIKDIYGVTISSSSISNITDQVMSDVEAWQTRPLDDTYLIVWLDGIRIKVRSGGKIISKSVYLIIGLNTNGHREVISMWINETESASFWMNVLDDLKKRGVKDILIACSDNLKGLTQAIQAVFPETVTQLCIVHQIRNTMNYIGTKEKRSFMHDLQQVYQARNLDAAGEAFAELETKWGEKYPYAIKSWIANWENLTAYFTYPAEIRKIIYTTNVIENLNRSIRKYTKNKLMFPDDQAMKKAVYLAIQQASISWSAKVSNWPLIANQFMILYPDRANISDTSLRIK, encoded by the coding sequence ATGAAAAAGCAGAAATCAGTATTATCAAAATTGAGTGCAGAAGATGAGGCACTTTTCTCCCAGTTACCAACAGATTTTTTCAAGGGTTTCAAGACCATGCAAGACATAAATGGTTTTATGGATAAGCTATTTAAGCGGGGAGTAGAAAAGATGTTAGAAAGTGAGTTGAGCGAACATCTTGGCTACGACAAGCACTCAGTCAAAGGAAATGGCAGTGGGAACTCTCGTAATGGAAAAACCCGCAAGTTAGTAAAGAGCAGTAGTGGAGAAATAATTATAGAGGTTCCCCGCGATCGTCAGGGTGAGTTTAATCCCATCGTTTTGCCCAAGCGTCAAAAAGTAATAGACAAGATAGAAAGCGTTGTGATTTCTTTGTATGCACGAGGCATGTCGACTCGTGACATAGAAGCTCAGATAAAAGACATTTATGGTGTCACTATCAGTTCTTCGTCCATATCCAATATCACAGATCAGGTAATGAGCGATGTAGAAGCCTGGCAAACCCGTCCATTGGATGATACTTATCTGATTGTTTGGTTAGATGGTATTCGTATCAAAGTTCGTTCAGGAGGTAAGATAATAAGTAAAAGCGTTTATCTGATTATCGGTTTAAATACCAATGGACATAGAGAAGTTATTAGTATGTGGATCAATGAAACTGAATCGGCTTCATTTTGGATGAACGTGTTGGATGATTTGAAGAAACGAGGGGTGAAAGATATTTTAATTGCCTGTTCAGATAATCTGAAAGGGCTAACCCAGGCTATTCAGGCTGTGTTTCCGGAAACAGTAACACAATTATGTATTGTTCATCAGATAAGAAACACGATGAACTATATTGGGACAAAGGAAAAACGGAGTTTTATGCATGATCTTCAACAAGTGTATCAGGCCCGAAACTTAGATGCTGCTGGGGAAGCTTTTGCTGAATTGGAAACTAAATGGGGAGAGAAATATCCTTATGCCATTAAATCCTGGATTGCAAATTGGGAAAATCTGACAGCCTATTTTACCTATCCAGCCGAAATACGAAAGATTATCTATACCACTAATGTGATTGAAAATCTAAATCGAAGCATACGCAAATACACCAAAAATAAATTGATGTTTCCTGATGATCAGGCAATGAAAAAAGCAGTGTATCTGGCGATCCAACAAGCCTCAATATCTTGGAGTGCAAAAGTTTCCAACTGGCCATTGATTGCCAATCAGTTTATGATTTTATATCCTGATAGAGCAAATATTAGTGACACTAGTTTAAGAATAAAATAA
- the lpxA gene encoding acyl-ACP--UDP-N-acetylglucosamine O-acyltransferase produces MPQPLAFIHPDAKIAPNVIIEPFVSIDKNVVILEGSHIGPNVIIREGTRIGRNCNIFPGAVIGAIPQDLKFCGEETTAIIGDNTTIRECVTINRGTIAKGRTEIGNNCLIMAYCHVAHDCIVGNHVILSNATQLAGEVIVGDWAVIGGGSLIHQFTQIGAHVMIQGGSKINKDIPPFVKAAREPISYCGINSVGLRRRGYSNQQIREIQEIYRVLYLSGMNNSMAVERIEAELPAAKERDEIVLFVRNSPRGIMRGYFD; encoded by the coding sequence ATGCCCCAACCCTTAGCTTTCATTCATCCGGATGCTAAAATAGCGCCAAATGTGATTATCGAACCGTTTGTGTCGATTGATAAAAATGTCGTCATCCTCGAAGGTTCTCATATAGGGCCGAATGTGATCATCAGGGAAGGAACCAGGATAGGACGTAACTGCAACATCTTTCCCGGAGCTGTTATCGGAGCTATTCCACAGGATCTGAAATTCTGCGGCGAAGAAACCACTGCTATCATTGGCGATAACACCACGATACGCGAATGTGTCACCATCAACCGGGGAACCATAGCGAAAGGACGCACCGAGATAGGCAATAATTGCCTGATCATGGCTTATTGCCATGTAGCGCACGATTGCATTGTAGGTAATCATGTCATCCTGTCGAATGCTACCCAACTGGCCGGAGAAGTTATTGTTGGCGACTGGGCTGTTATCGGCGGTGGCTCCCTGATTCATCAGTTTACCCAGATTGGCGCCCATGTAATGATCCAGGGCGGATCAAAAATCAATAAAGATATCCCGCCATTTGTCAAAGCTGCACGCGAACCGATCTCCTATTGCGGCATCAACTCTGTGGGACTACGCCGAAGAGGCTATTCCAACCAGCAAATACGGGAGATTCAGGAGATTTACCGCGTCCTTTATCTTTCGGGAATGAATAACAGCATGGCTGTTGAACGCATCGAAGCCGAATTGCCCGCTGCAAAGGAACGTGACGAAATAGTGCTCTTTGTCCGAAACTCCCCAAGGGGAATTATGAGAGGATATTTTGATTGA
- a CDS encoding LytR/AlgR family response regulator transcription factor translates to MMNCIAVDDEKYSLELIADNIRRTPFLHLTATCNSSPEAIRLLETEPIDLVFLDIQMPMINGLQLLRRLDKKPMVIIVSAYKNYALESFELDVLDYLLKPVTYERFSKAALKANDYYHLTHKQDKSNAGYIFVNADYRLVKIELDKVLYVEGMKDYVKIFLSDARRPIVPKLSLKAIGEMLPEGTFMRIHKSYIINTDKIIALQRQKLTLSGDHTLPIGQNYRESYEHLFAKDEYKS, encoded by the coding sequence ATGATGAATTGTATTGCTGTTGACGACGAAAAATATTCCCTGGAACTGATTGCGGATAACATCAGGAGAACACCTTTTTTGCATCTTACCGCCACATGTAACAGTTCGCCTGAAGCGATCCGTTTGCTGGAAACCGAACCTATTGATCTTGTTTTTCTCGATATCCAGATGCCGATGATCAACGGATTGCAGCTTTTGCGCAGGCTTGACAAAAAACCGATGGTGATCATTGTATCTGCCTACAAAAACTATGCGCTTGAAAGCTTTGAGCTGGATGTGCTGGACTATCTCCTGAAGCCGGTTACGTATGAACGGTTTTCTAAAGCAGCCCTCAAAGCCAATGACTACTATCATTTGACGCACAAACAGGACAAAAGCAACGCCGGTTATATTTTCGTGAATGCAGATTATCGACTCGTGAAAATTGAGCTTGACAAGGTGTTGTATGTTGAAGGTATGAAAGATTATGTCAAAATCTTTTTGTCAGATGCCAGGCGACCCATTGTCCCTAAATTATCGCTCAAAGCCATTGGCGAGATGTTGCCTGAAGGAACCTTCATGCGCATTCATAAATCCTACATTATCAACACAGATAAAATCATTGCTTTACAGAGACAGAAATTAACTCTTTCGGGCGATCACACATTGCCCATCGGACAGAACTACCGCGAGAGCTACGAACACCTTTTTGCAAAAGACGAGTATAAAAGTTGA
- a CDS encoding sensor histidine kinase has translation MKLTIRHRELFEGVVHICFWIIFLSLPALLPKPQPHLMPFGSRPPFPFDHVTFLPMYVVLGMEMAYFYLNYCLFIHLFRNRRYVLFVLANLVTMVIILAIKHINDPHQDIGMLLFRDMSPFIFLFLAGTSLQMIKDQIKMRNEVLENELTFLRNQISPHFLFNILNMVNSFARSKPELIEPTVDKLSNLIRYMLYNTEQQVPLSEEVEHLKEYIELQKTRYNDRITIVSYISDPLPDCHIEPMLLIPLVENAFKHGTALIDAPEIHISLDRTPGTISFCVTNRFNKDSHENTSTYSGIGLKNIKRRLELLYPGKHTFDAFADKEWYHIQLTITL, from the coding sequence ATGAAACTAACTATTCGGCACCGGGAACTATTTGAAGGCGTAGTGCACATTTGTTTCTGGATTATTTTCCTTTCCCTGCCTGCGCTTTTGCCCAAACCACAACCCCACCTAATGCCATTTGGATCAAGGCCACCATTCCCCTTTGATCATGTAACTTTTTTGCCCATGTATGTGGTGTTGGGTATGGAAATGGCCTATTTTTATCTGAACTATTGCCTTTTTATCCATCTCTTCCGTAACCGGCGTTATGTACTGTTTGTTTTGGCAAACCTGGTTACAATGGTGATTATTCTTGCCATTAAACACATCAACGATCCGCATCAGGATATCGGGATGTTGTTGTTCAGGGATATGTCGCCCTTTATCTTTCTGTTTCTGGCGGGAACAAGTCTGCAAATGATCAAAGACCAGATTAAAATGCGGAACGAAGTGCTCGAAAATGAACTAACCTTTTTGCGCAATCAAATCAGTCCACACTTCCTGTTCAACATTCTGAATATGGTCAACTCTTTTGCACGCAGTAAACCGGAACTTATTGAACCCACCGTTGATAAACTTTCGAACCTGATCCGTTACATGCTCTACAACACGGAACAACAAGTGCCATTAAGTGAAGAAGTGGAGCACCTGAAAGAATACATCGAACTGCAGAAAACCCGTTATAATGACCGGATAACTATAGTGTCGTATATCTCCGATCCCCTGCCCGACTGCCATATCGAACCAATGCTGCTGATTCCTTTGGTTGAGAATGCTTTTAAGCATGGTACAGCTTTAATTGATGCACCGGAAATTCATATCTCATTAGACAGAACACCGGGCACAATTTCTTTTTGTGTCACAAACCGTTTCAATAAGGACTCCCATGAAAATACCAGCACGTATTCGGGCATCGGATTAAAGAATATCAAACGCCGGCTGGAGTTGCTTTATCCCGGTAAACACACATTCGACGCTTTTGCCGATAAAGAATGGTATCACATTCAGCTAACCATTACCTTATGA
- a CDS encoding outer membrane beta-barrel protein, with product MLIPFKSQLIRALLTGLFFTFIFITNAQVITGKIENGLTRQAIPNANIVLYSIPGRVVASMMSKSTGIFDLQVRGTGHYRLRVSFVGFRTVEKEITVDKATVDIGIIGLVENTQNLKEVVVKAALPLVTQRGDTTVMSASSYKTNPDATVEDLVQKMPGIVVENGTLKAQGEDVKQVLVDGKEFFRNDVSAAIKNLPASIVKNIEVYDAQSEQSRFTGFDDGNRLKTINIVTTTGVTKSQFGRMYAGAGADHLYSIGGTLNLFRNDRRITLITQVNNTNAQNFAMGDMFSGNNNMNAPPGMQGPPMGGGQGGSSSSGSGISNFTVDTQNGITKTNAVGINYSDQWGKKIKVDGSYFLNYSDNHSLQTSDYTYLMNNGETYLENEQTSANVMNHRFNFRIDYTIDRHNTLFFRPGVSLQQSNGTSSTLARTDSMRQPLNAFSSIYNPSLKGMELTGELLYQHKFNRIGRTLAIDVNNTTETKTGDNYLHAITDYYSSATIDTTQQYAHLHANGYSFSANVSYTEPLTRKSMLMVNYMYGFQDGTSNQRGYNFNALTRHYDQPDSSLTNIYHSRYTTQTTGLSYLYHKDYLNFNAQLSYQNARLTGENDNAGAGEIPAKRYNNILPSIRLRYNLNSMTHLEFDYHATASAPSINQLQEVVDNSTPTQLTVGNSHLSQTYQHNISLRFIAPNTSTASVLMCFLNGSFSNNYIGSNTFIATSDTLLTAYNQHMGQGSQLTTYDNMSGYYNLTGMMGYGFPLLPLKTNVNIMLNSSMSQTPAIINNEKNLSKQISLGGDLMLSSNISQNIDFLIHGRANYNTVNNSLATQTDTRYWDMNANARLTWIVLSHLVFSSDYSFSGYFEQGSRNELKYLLNCSLGFKFLHKNAGELQFAANDLLNQNSNFSRSSTALYTLTHQSNTLGRYYMLSFIYTLRHFASVNPT from the coding sequence ATGTTAATCCCTTTTAAAAGCCAATTGATCAGAGCATTGCTAACAGGTTTGTTTTTCACTTTCATTTTCATAACAAATGCACAGGTAATAACAGGCAAAATAGAAAACGGATTAACCAGACAGGCGATTCCCAACGCCAATATTGTTCTTTATTCTATACCCGGGAGGGTCGTTGCGAGCATGATGAGTAAATCGACCGGCATATTCGATTTGCAAGTCAGGGGTACCGGACATTATAGGCTGCGGGTTTCGTTTGTTGGGTTTCGTACCGTAGAAAAAGAGATAACAGTTGATAAAGCAACGGTTGACATAGGGATAATTGGATTAGTTGAAAACACTCAAAATCTAAAGGAAGTGGTAGTCAAGGCTGCCCTTCCTTTAGTGACGCAACGTGGAGACACCACCGTGATGAGTGCAAGTTCATACAAGACAAACCCGGATGCTACCGTTGAAGATCTGGTACAAAAAATGCCTGGTATCGTTGTTGAAAACGGGACCCTGAAAGCACAGGGAGAAGATGTAAAACAGGTGCTTGTGGACGGAAAGGAATTTTTCAGAAACGATGTTTCAGCAGCTATTAAAAATCTGCCGGCTTCAATTGTAAAGAACATAGAAGTATATGATGCCCAAAGCGAACAATCGCGCTTCACGGGCTTTGATGATGGCAACAGATTAAAAACCATTAATATCGTTACAACCACAGGAGTAACCAAAAGTCAATTTGGACGTATGTATGCCGGGGCAGGAGCCGATCATCTTTACAGCATCGGAGGCACACTAAATTTGTTTCGTAATGACCGTCGCATCACTCTCATCACCCAGGTGAACAATACCAACGCACAAAACTTCGCTATGGGAGATATGTTCAGCGGGAACAACAATATGAACGCGCCTCCCGGTATGCAAGGGCCGCCTATGGGGGGAGGACAAGGAGGTTCATCCTCTTCCGGAAGTGGAATCAGTAACTTCACGGTAGATACACAAAACGGAATTACCAAAACAAATGCGGTAGGAATTAATTACTCCGACCAATGGGGAAAGAAAATTAAAGTTGACGGCAGTTATTTCCTGAACTATTCCGATAACCATTCGCTTCAAACATCAGACTATACATACCTGATGAACAACGGAGAGACTTATCTGGAAAATGAGCAGACATCTGCAAACGTGATGAATCACAGGTTTAATTTCCGGATCGATTATACCATCGATCGTCATAATACTTTGTTTTTCCGGCCGGGAGTATCTTTACAGCAAAGTAACGGCACATCATCCACCCTTGCCCGGACGGATTCGATGCGACAACCGCTAAATGCATTTTCAAGCATATACAATCCTTCGCTGAAAGGGATGGAACTGACCGGAGAATTGCTTTATCAGCATAAATTCAACCGCATCGGCCGTACCTTAGCCATCGATGTAAACAACACCACCGAAACAAAAACAGGAGACAACTATCTCCATGCCATTACAGATTATTATTCATCTGCCACCATAGATACCACGCAACAATATGCCCATTTGCATGCCAACGGATATTCTTTTTCAGCCAATGTATCCTATACCGAACCACTTACACGGAAAAGCATGTTGATGGTAAACTATATGTATGGTTTTCAGGATGGCACATCGAATCAAAGAGGCTACAACTTTAATGCCCTGACCCGGCATTATGACCAACCCGATTCATCATTAACCAATATTTATCATAGCCGCTATACCACACAGACAACAGGATTATCATACCTTTATCATAAAGACTATCTCAATTTTAATGCGCAGTTAAGCTACCAGAATGCGCGGTTAACGGGTGAAAATGATAATGCAGGCGCCGGTGAAATTCCGGCAAAGCGTTATAATAACATTTTACCATCCATCCGGTTGCGTTACAATCTCAATTCCATGACTCACCTGGAATTTGATTATCATGCTACGGCAAGTGCCCCTTCTATAAACCAGTTGCAGGAAGTGGTTGATAATTCAACTCCGACACAATTGACTGTAGGAAATTCCCATTTGTCGCAAACATACCAGCACAATATTTCCTTACGATTTATTGCCCCAAATACCTCTACAGCATCCGTATTGATGTGTTTCCTGAATGGTAGTTTCTCTAACAATTATATTGGCAGCAATACATTCATTGCCACATCCGACACACTGCTGACCGCCTATAATCAGCATATGGGACAAGGGTCGCAACTTACTACCTATGACAACATGTCCGGATATTATAACCTGACAGGCATGATGGGTTACGGGTTTCCGTTGCTTCCATTAAAAACCAATGTCAATATCATGCTTAATAGCAGCATGAGCCAAACACCCGCTATTATTAATAACGAAAAGAACTTGTCAAAACAGATTTCCCTCGGGGGCGATTTGATGCTTAGCAGTAACATAAGCCAGAATATTGATTTCCTGATTCACGGGCGAGCGAATTACAACACGGTAAACAACAGTTTGGCAACCCAGACCGACACCCGTTACTGGGATATGAATGCCAATGCACGGCTCACCTGGATCGTACTTTCCCACCTTGTATTTTCTTCTGATTACTCCTTTTCAGGATATTTTGAACAAGGGAGCCGGAACGAACTCAAATACCTGTTGAATTGTTCGCTGGGCTTTAAGTTCCTGCACAAAAATGCCGGAGAGCTTCAGTTTGCAGCCAATGACCTGCTCAATCAAAACAGTAACTTCAGCCGAAGCTCCACTGCATTATACACATTGACACATCAGAGCAACACATTAGGACGTTACTATATGTTGTCATTCATTTATACGCTCCGCCACTTTGCAAGCGTCAACCCGACTTAA